Within Candidatus Methylomirabilota bacterium, the genomic segment AGCAGCGTGGCCAGATCGTTCTCGAGCCTGATGCCGTCTTGCAGGGGTAATCCGAGGCCGCCGACCACCGCCTCCTTCGCGTAACGGAGCGCGATCGGAGCCTTGGCCGCGATGTCGCGCGCCAGCCCCTGGGCGGCGGCCATCAGCTCGGTCACGGGTACCACGCGCTCGACCAGCCCGATTCTCAAGGCCTCGGCGGCGGGCACGCGCATCCCCGTCAGGACCATCTCGAGCGCCTTGCCGCGCCCCACCAGCCGAGGCAGCCGCTGCGTGCCGCCCCCACCGGGAATGATCGCGAGGTTGATCTCAGTCAGGCCGAGCTGGGCATCCTCCGCGGCCACTCTGATATCGCAGGCCAGCGCGAACTCGAGCCCGCCGCCCAGGGCGAAGCCGCGAATGGCCGCGATGATGGGCTGGGAGCAGCGGTCCATCTCGCTCCGGAAGTCGAGGCGCCTGCGCGACTCGCGGAAGTGGGTGGGTGTCGGGGGCTCGAGGAACTCGCGGATGTCGGCGCCGGCGGAAAAGGCGCGATCGCCCGCGCCCGTCACCACCACCACCTTGACGGCATCGTCCATGCGCAAGCGCGTGAAGATCTCGAAGAGCTCGGTGCGCATCTGGTTGTTCATGGCGTTGAGCACGTCGGGTCGATCGAGCGTGATGAAGGCCACGCCGTCCTGCGCTTCGTAGCGAACCACCCTATCCGGCATTATTTTTGCCCTCGCCTCGCCACTCTCGTGCCTACGGCAGCTCGGCAGTGTCTCGGCTCGAAAATCAAAGATCCTTTCCGGCGATGACCCCGCGGCGATGGAGGTCGGCGATGTCGCCGGCGCCATAGCCCGCCCCGCGCAGGATCTCCGCGGTGTGCTGGCCGAGGAGCGGCGGCGGACCCGGATCCACGCCGGGCGTCTCGGAGAAGCGGAGCGGCAGTCCCATCATCTTGAGACGCCCCAGCTCCGCGTGCTCGTACTCGACCAGCATGTTGTGATGAAGCAC encodes:
- a CDS encoding enoyl-CoA hydratase-related protein codes for the protein MPDRVVRYEAQDGVAFITLDRPDVLNAMNNQMRTELFEIFTRLRMDDAVKVVVVTGAGDRAFSAGADIREFLEPPTPTHFRESRRRLDFRSEMDRCSQPIIAAIRGFALGGGLEFALACDIRVAAEDAQLGLTEINLAIIPGGGGTQRLPRLVGRGKALEMVLTGMRVPAAEALRIGLVERVVPVTELMAAAQGLARDIAAKAPIALRYAKEAVVGGLGLPLQDGIRLENDLATLLRTTEDRVEGARAFVEKRKPKWSGR